A region of Betta splendens chromosome 13, fBetSpl5.4, whole genome shotgun sequence DNA encodes the following proteins:
- the mnta gene encoding max-binding protein MNT isoform X1 yields MSIETLLEAAKFLELQAQQQQKAREDELKEKRLTEQRHAGVNCDSTIHINNVSKSEELRTECCPAPVQPSLPPPSVPITVIPIPVVTPNPTGSPTLPVNALSPPAAPSLASPRRDPHSPQGQSAAALPCSPHPKPDHPPSVMGTNHRQLIQNHHHHHPQLITQTNNTQLQQQSHPQLVQRYPGSIVSPQQQQQQQQQQQQQQQQQQQQQQQHALLPQLGHALPQQAPVQNGLFSRSSPTDDGRQLDKKRPGGAGTREVHNKLEKNRRAHLKECFETLKKNIPNIDEKKTSNLSVLRSALRYIQTLKRKEKEYEHDMERLAREKIATQQRLSDLKNELSQWMDVIEIERILRQTVQPEEDQASTSTASEGEDVMDDDLDEDPPLQAQTALPIVPQTMKPEPHKTAAPTQPPSLTPTTTASFITQHISIQHKPPLNQPQLLPVTSQQPVSKPAAPPTFAATTSNTPTAPSQPLIPAQTQMVATPSLHPTVIAHASVSHPSVIQAVNHVIQGGGPKHIAHLAPSGTSAVQLAPGHQPIGHITVHPVAHLSQHLPALYPQPVAVTQPTVVGHITHTINHAHPQVNGTTPSQAAAAIVSKQTAVSTQMVAHHPQLVGSTVLNPVTMVTMPSFPISTLKLA; encoded by the exons ATGAGCATCGAGACCCTACTGGAAGCAGCCAAGTTCTTGGAATTGCAAGCCCAGCAACAACAGAAAGCACGTG AGGATGAGCTAAAGGAGAAGCGGCTGACAGAGCAGAGGCACGCTGGTGTGAACTGTGACTCAACAATCCACATCAACAATGTCTCTAAATCAGAGGAGCTCCGCACCGAGTGCTGTCCAGCCCCCGTGCagccctctctgcctcccccctctgtgCCCATTACCGTCATCCCCATCCCCGTGGTCACCCCCAACCCCACGGGCTCACCCACACTGCCTGTCAACGCACTCtcccctccagctgctccgtcaCTGGCCTCCCCAAGAAGAGACCCCCACTCCCCCCAGGGGCAAAGTGCTGCCGCTCTGCCCTGCTCTCCGCACCCCAAACCCGACCACCCGCCCTCTGTGATGGGCACCAACCACAGGCAGCTCAtacagaaccaccatcaccatcacccgCAGCTCATAACGCAGACTAACAACACccaactgcagcagcagtcCCACCCTCAGCTGGTCCAACGTTATCCTGGCTCCATCGTGtcaccccagcagcagcagcagcagcagcagcagcagcagcagcagcagcagcagcagcagcagcagcagcagcagcacgcctTACTCCCACAGTTGGGCCACGCACTGCCTCAGCAGGCTCCTGTGCAGAACGGCCTGTTCAGCCGGAGCAGCCCCACTGATGATGGCCGTCAGCTGGACAAGAAGAGGCCTGGAGG GGCAGGCACAAGAGAGGTGCATAACAAGCTTGAGAAAAACAG ACGAGCACATTTGAAAGAGTGCTTTGAGACCCTGAAAAAGAACATCCCCAACATTGACGAGAAGAAGACGTCCAACCTGAGTGTGCTGCGGAGCGCACTGAGATACATccag ACATTAAAGCGTAAGGAGAAGGAGTACGAGCACGACATGGAGCGACTTGCAAGGGAGAAGATCGCCACACAGCAGCGATTATCAGACTTAAAAAACGAGCTGAGCCAGTGGATGGATGTGATTGAGATCGAGCGCATCCTGCGACAGACAGTCCAGCCTGAAGAGGACcaggcctccacctccactgcctCAG AAGGTGAAGACGTCATGGACGATGACCTAGATGAAGATCCTCCACTGCAAGCACAGACGGCCTTACCCATCGTGCCTCAAACCATGAAACCAGAGCCGCACAAGACTGCAGCACCCACTCAGCCCCCGTCCCtgacccccaccaccactgccTCCTTCATCACCCAGCACATCTCCATCCAGCACAAACCCCCTCTGAaccagcctcagctgctgccagTGACTTCTCAACAGCCCGTGTCCAAGCCTGCGGCACCACCTACGTTCGCAGCCACGACATCCAACACTCCTACGGCTCCGAGTCAGCCCTTGATCCCCGCTCAGACACAGATGGTGGCCACGCCCAGCCTGCACCCCACCGTTATCGCCCATGCTTCTGTTTCACATCCCTCGGTGATCCAAGCAGTCAACCACGTCATCCAGGGAGGGGGCCCCAAACACATTGCCCACCTGGCTCCCTCCGGCACCAGTGCTGTCCAATTAGCCCCTGGGCACCAACCAATCGGCCACATCACCGTGCACCCAGTAGCTCACCTCAGCCAGCATCTACCTGCACTCTACCCCCAGCCGGTGGCTGTCACGCAGCCAACTGTGGTTGGTCACATAACCCACACGATAAATCACGCCCACCCACAGGTGAATGGCACCACGCCTAGCCAGGCAGCTGCCGCCATTGTTAGCAAGCAGACGGCAGTGAGCACCCAAATGGTGGCCCACCACCCACAACTGGTGGGTTCCACAGTGCTCAACCCTGTGACAATGGTGACCATGCCGTCCTTTCCCATCAGCACTTTGAAGCTGGCCTGA
- the mnta gene encoding max-binding protein MNT isoform X2 — protein sequence MSIETLLEAAKFLELQAQQQQKAREDELKEKRLTEQRHAGVNCDSTIHINNVSKSEELRTECCPAPVQPSLPPPSVPITVIPIPVVTPNPTGSPTLPVNALSPPAAPSLASPRRDPHSPQGQSAAALPCSPHPKPDHPPSVMGTNHRQLIQNHHHHHPQLITQTNNTQLQQQSHPQLVQRYPGSIVSPQQQQQQQQQQQQQQQQQQQQQQQHALLPQLGHALPQQAPVQNGLFSRSSPTDDGRQLDKKRPGGRAHLKECFETLKKNIPNIDEKKTSNLSVLRSALRYIQTLKRKEKEYEHDMERLAREKIATQQRLSDLKNELSQWMDVIEIERILRQTVQPEEDQASTSTASEGEDVMDDDLDEDPPLQAQTALPIVPQTMKPEPHKTAAPTQPPSLTPTTTASFITQHISIQHKPPLNQPQLLPVTSQQPVSKPAAPPTFAATTSNTPTAPSQPLIPAQTQMVATPSLHPTVIAHASVSHPSVIQAVNHVIQGGGPKHIAHLAPSGTSAVQLAPGHQPIGHITVHPVAHLSQHLPALYPQPVAVTQPTVVGHITHTINHAHPQVNGTTPSQAAAAIVSKQTAVSTQMVAHHPQLVGSTVLNPVTMVTMPSFPISTLKLA from the exons ATGAGCATCGAGACCCTACTGGAAGCAGCCAAGTTCTTGGAATTGCAAGCCCAGCAACAACAGAAAGCACGTG AGGATGAGCTAAAGGAGAAGCGGCTGACAGAGCAGAGGCACGCTGGTGTGAACTGTGACTCAACAATCCACATCAACAATGTCTCTAAATCAGAGGAGCTCCGCACCGAGTGCTGTCCAGCCCCCGTGCagccctctctgcctcccccctctgtgCCCATTACCGTCATCCCCATCCCCGTGGTCACCCCCAACCCCACGGGCTCACCCACACTGCCTGTCAACGCACTCtcccctccagctgctccgtcaCTGGCCTCCCCAAGAAGAGACCCCCACTCCCCCCAGGGGCAAAGTGCTGCCGCTCTGCCCTGCTCTCCGCACCCCAAACCCGACCACCCGCCCTCTGTGATGGGCACCAACCACAGGCAGCTCAtacagaaccaccatcaccatcacccgCAGCTCATAACGCAGACTAACAACACccaactgcagcagcagtcCCACCCTCAGCTGGTCCAACGTTATCCTGGCTCCATCGTGtcaccccagcagcagcagcagcagcagcagcagcagcagcagcagcagcagcagcagcagcagcagcagcagcagcacgcctTACTCCCACAGTTGGGCCACGCACTGCCTCAGCAGGCTCCTGTGCAGAACGGCCTGTTCAGCCGGAGCAGCCCCACTGATGATGGCCGTCAGCTGGACAAGAAGAGGCCTGGAGG ACGAGCACATTTGAAAGAGTGCTTTGAGACCCTGAAAAAGAACATCCCCAACATTGACGAGAAGAAGACGTCCAACCTGAGTGTGCTGCGGAGCGCACTGAGATACATccag ACATTAAAGCGTAAGGAGAAGGAGTACGAGCACGACATGGAGCGACTTGCAAGGGAGAAGATCGCCACACAGCAGCGATTATCAGACTTAAAAAACGAGCTGAGCCAGTGGATGGATGTGATTGAGATCGAGCGCATCCTGCGACAGACAGTCCAGCCTGAAGAGGACcaggcctccacctccactgcctCAG AAGGTGAAGACGTCATGGACGATGACCTAGATGAAGATCCTCCACTGCAAGCACAGACGGCCTTACCCATCGTGCCTCAAACCATGAAACCAGAGCCGCACAAGACTGCAGCACCCACTCAGCCCCCGTCCCtgacccccaccaccactgccTCCTTCATCACCCAGCACATCTCCATCCAGCACAAACCCCCTCTGAaccagcctcagctgctgccagTGACTTCTCAACAGCCCGTGTCCAAGCCTGCGGCACCACCTACGTTCGCAGCCACGACATCCAACACTCCTACGGCTCCGAGTCAGCCCTTGATCCCCGCTCAGACACAGATGGTGGCCACGCCCAGCCTGCACCCCACCGTTATCGCCCATGCTTCTGTTTCACATCCCTCGGTGATCCAAGCAGTCAACCACGTCATCCAGGGAGGGGGCCCCAAACACATTGCCCACCTGGCTCCCTCCGGCACCAGTGCTGTCCAATTAGCCCCTGGGCACCAACCAATCGGCCACATCACCGTGCACCCAGTAGCTCACCTCAGCCAGCATCTACCTGCACTCTACCCCCAGCCGGTGGCTGTCACGCAGCCAACTGTGGTTGGTCACATAACCCACACGATAAATCACGCCCACCCACAGGTGAATGGCACCACGCCTAGCCAGGCAGCTGCCGCCATTGTTAGCAAGCAGACGGCAGTGAGCACCCAAATGGTGGCCCACCACCCACAACTGGTGGGTTCCACAGTGCTCAACCCTGTGACAATGGTGACCATGCCGTCCTTTCCCATCAGCACTTTGAAGCTGGCCTGA
- the septin4b gene encoding septin 4b — translation MLLLCFLHNLIFFYFFILVSCPHLSCLNTSWLLALLYFPSHSFPDLLLCLTLNNPPHACVSFRSEIAECTIAPVAMEDSDHEVQSSSDECDSCPASPNQSRRADPEQQSSHSDDSEVENIMQDPQQHGGHGHHQLDHKHPHHHGHEPHDEDREAEGHDRPQTPSYLRPPVASSVQSDPGSDPSLPQSRSVEFDLPTLVSPSRPKSPWGRFDPYNNNEDQDKEYVGFATLPNQVHRKSVKKGFDFTLMVAGESGLGKSTLVNSLFLTDLYKDRKLLNAEERITQTVEITKHTVDIEEKGVKLKLTIVDTPGFGDAVNNTECWKSVADYIDQQFEQYFRDESGLNRKNIQDNRVHCCLYFISPFGHGLRPLDVEFMKALHEKVNIVPVLAKADTLTPTEVKRKKIKIREEIEQYGIKIYQFPDCDSDEDEDFKQQDLQLKESIPFAVIGSNTVVEAKGKRVRGRLYPWGIVEVENSAHCDFVKLRNMLVRTHMQDLKDVTRETHYENYRAQCIQSMTRMVVKERNRNKLTRESGTDFPIPVVPGVADETEKLIREKDEELRRMQEMLQRIQDQMHTQKDAY, via the exons ATGCTACTGCTTTGCTTTCtacataatttaatatttttttattttttcatcctTGTTTCTTGTCCTCATCTGTCTTGCCTGAACACATCATGGCTCCTGGCTCTTTTGTACTTTCCTTCTCATTCCTTTCCCGACTTGTTGCTCTGTCTAACCCTTAATAACCCTCCCCACGCGTGTGTTTCCTTCCGGTCGGAGATTGCAGAGTGCACTATAGCCCCAGTTGCAATGGAGGACAGTGATCATGAGGTTCAGTCTTCATCAGACGAGTGTGACTCCTGCCCTGCCTCCCCAAACCAAAGCAGGCGCGCTGATCCTGAGCAG CAGTCGAGCCATTCAGATGACTCAGAGGTGGAGAACATTATGCAAGACCCTCAGCAACACGGAGGGCATGGCCACCACCAACTTGACCACAAGCACCCCCACCATCATGGGCACGAGCCTCATGATGAAGACAGGGAAGCAGAGGGCCACGACCGCCCCCAAACCCCGTCTTATTTGCGCCCTCCTGTGGCAAGTAGCGTGCAGTCTGATCCCGGGTCAGACCCCAGTTTGCCGCAGAGCAGAAGCGTGGAGTTTGACTTGCCAACACTTGTCAGTCCTTCGAGGCCCAAGAGCCCCTGGGGTCGATTTGACCCATACAACAACAATGAG GACCAGGACAAGGAGTATGTGGGTTTTGCGACACTGCCGAACCAGGTGCACCGGAAGTCGGTCAAGAAAGGCTTTGACTTCACGCTCATGGTTGCAG GGGAGTCTGGCCTGGGAAAGTCCACCCTGGTGAATAGTCTGTTTCTCACAGACCTGTACAAAGATAGGAAGCTGCTCAATGCTGAAG aGCGAATCACACAAACAGTAGAAATCACCAAACACACAGTGGATATAgaagagaaaggggttaaactGAAGCTGACCATTGTGGACACGCCTGGCTTTGGAGATGCTGTCAACAACACTGAATG CTGGAAGTCGGTGGCCGACTACATCGACCAGCAGTTTGAGCAGTACTTCAGGGACGAGAGCGGCCTCAACCGCAAGAACATCCAGGACAACCGCGTGCACTGCTGCCTCTACTTCATCTCGCCCTTCGGCCACGG CCTTCGGCCTTTGGATGTGGAATTCATGAAGGCTCTGCATGAGAAGGTCAACATCGTCCCTGTTCTGGCCAAAGCTGACACTCTCACCCCCACTGAGGTCAAGAGAAAGAAAATCAAG ATCAGAGAGGAGATTGAACAGTATGGTATCAAGATATACCAGTTCCCTGACTGTGACTCTGATGAGGACGAGGACTTCAAGCAACAGGACCttcagctgaag GAAAGCATTCCCTTTGCAGTAATTGGCAGCAACACGGTGGTGGAGGCCAAAGGAAAGCGGGTGCGAGGCCGCCTGTACCCCTGGGGCATCGTAGAAG TGGAGAACTCGGCACACTGTGACTTTGTGAAGCTGAGGAACATGCTGGtccgcacacacatgcaagaTCTCAAAGATGTGACCCGCGAGACGCACTACGAGAACTACAGAGCCCAGTGCATTCAGAGCATGACCCGCATGGTCGTAAAGGAGCGCAACCGCAA TAAACTGACCAGGGAGAGCGGCACGGACTTCCCCATCCCCGTGGTGCCCGGAGTGGCGGACGAGACGGAAAAGCTCATCCGAGAGAAAGACGAGGAG CTGCGGCGGATGCAGGAGATGCTCCAGAGGATCCAGGATCAAATGCACACTCAGAAAGACGCCTACTAG